In the Rhizobium sp. CB3090 genome, one interval contains:
- a CDS encoding TetR/AcrR family transcriptional regulator has product MGHSQLEKQKTHERIVTLAAKRLREVGLEGIGVADLMKEAGLTVGGFYKHFASRDELVAEAVQVAVESWRRQLEEKGIDPADISLENYADDYLSTRHRDQRGDGCAYAALTADIARSGDAVRAIATEGIRRNIASMTARMPQPDTADARRNAIIASCLMTGALGLARVANDEEFSREILEAAKSFAKELATDDGK; this is encoded by the coding sequence ATGGGCCATTCTCAACTGGAGAAGCAGAAGACGCATGAGCGGATTGTGACGCTTGCCGCCAAACGCCTGCGGGAGGTGGGGCTCGAGGGTATCGGCGTTGCCGATTTGATGAAGGAAGCGGGCCTGACCGTCGGCGGTTTCTATAAGCATTTCGCCTCCCGCGACGAACTGGTGGCCGAAGCCGTTCAGGTGGCCGTGGAATCATGGCGGCGGCAATTGGAAGAGAAGGGGATCGATCCGGCGGATATTTCCCTGGAGAATTATGCCGACGATTATCTCAGCACTCGCCATCGCGACCAACGCGGCGACGGCTGTGCCTATGCTGCGCTGACGGCTGATATCGCCCGCAGCGGCGATGCCGTTCGCGCGATCGCGACGGAAGGAATACGGAGAAACATCGCGTCGATGACCGCGCGCATGCCGCAACCGGATACAGCGGATGCGCGGCGCAACGCCATCATCGCCTCGTGCCTGATGACCGGCGCCCTCGGCCTTGCTCGCGTTGCAAACGACGAAGAATTTTCCCGGGAAATTCTGGAGGCGGCAAAAAGCTTCGCGAAGGAACTGGCAACAGACGACGGGAAATAA
- a CDS encoding FMN-dependent NADH-azoreductase: protein MSSILLLTSSPRSDSLSTKIASELADKIKAQNPGKTIVHRDLAADALPHIDEPFTAAIRTPADARTPEQQELVKVSDTLVDELLAADTLVIGTGLINFNIYSSLKTWIDNIARAGRTFTYTETGPKGLATGKKAYIVLASGGVYSEGPAAPLNHAVPYLKSVLGFIGITDVETVYVEGLAFGPEAAEKAIGAAQARATELALAA, encoded by the coding sequence ATGTCCTCCATTCTGCTTCTGACGTCCAGCCCGCGCTCCGACTCGCTCTCCACCAAGATCGCCAGCGAGCTTGCCGACAAGATCAAGGCCCAGAACCCGGGCAAGACGATCGTCCATCGCGACCTCGCCGCTGATGCCCTGCCGCATATCGACGAACCCTTCACTGCCGCCATCCGCACGCCGGCCGACGCCCGCACGCCCGAGCAGCAGGAACTGGTCAAGGTTTCCGACACGCTCGTCGACGAGCTGCTCGCAGCCGACACGCTGGTCATCGGCACCGGCCTCATCAACTTCAACATCTATTCCTCGCTGAAGACCTGGATCGACAACATCGCTCGCGCCGGCCGCACCTTCACCTACACGGAAACCGGCCCGAAGGGTCTCGCGACCGGCAAGAAGGCCTATATCGTGCTCGCTTCCGGCGGCGTCTATTCGGAAGGCCCGGCCGCTCCGCTCAACCACGCCGTTCCCTACCTGAAGTCGGTTCTCGGCTTCATCGGCATCACCGATGTCGAAACCGTCTATGTCGAAGGTCTTGCCTTCGGTCCAGAAGCCGCTGAAAAGGCTATCGGCGCTGCCCAGGCTCGCGCAACCGAGCTGGCACTGGCCGCCTAA
- a CDS encoding LysR family transcriptional regulator, translated as MLPNPTLDQLQVFLTVAESGSFSAASRTLNRAQSVISYTIANLEAQLEVPLFERSGSRQPTLTDAGRAMLEDARRILSDLGVMRARVKGLKAGLEAEVAVAISVMVPTNATVDVLREFRDRFPLVSLRLDTGELGTMMELVASGKSTIGIGGAVPNQDDSLIIERIGHSFMLPVASPNHPLAQIGRPLTLADVRDEVQLVVTDASGLTNGKDFNVLSYKIWHVSDIATKHQLMRGGLGWGGLPASLIMEDLQKGRLVRLPLDAYDQSEYPIYAVHKLANPPGPAAAWMIEAFSERLSRCPNKADFKAAVDMFHPDDKQLAAE; from the coding sequence ATGCTTCCCAATCCGACCCTGGACCAGTTGCAGGTCTTTTTGACCGTTGCCGAATCCGGCAGCTTTTCCGCAGCATCGCGCACGCTCAATCGTGCGCAATCAGTCATCAGCTACACGATCGCCAATCTCGAGGCCCAGCTTGAGGTGCCGCTGTTCGAGCGTTCCGGCTCCCGTCAGCCGACGCTTACGGATGCGGGCAGGGCCATGCTGGAGGATGCGCGCCGTATTCTCTCCGATCTCGGCGTGATGCGTGCTCGCGTCAAAGGTTTGAAGGCGGGCCTTGAAGCGGAAGTAGCCGTGGCCATCAGCGTTATGGTGCCGACGAATGCCACAGTGGATGTCTTGAGGGAGTTTCGCGACCGCTTCCCGCTCGTCTCGCTACGGCTCGACACCGGCGAACTCGGCACGATGATGGAACTCGTCGCCAGCGGCAAGTCGACGATCGGCATTGGCGGTGCGGTGCCGAATCAGGATGATTCGCTGATCATCGAGCGCATCGGTCACTCCTTCATGCTTCCGGTAGCTTCGCCCAATCATCCGCTCGCTCAGATCGGGCGTCCGCTGACGCTTGCCGATGTGCGAGACGAGGTGCAGTTGGTCGTGACCGATGCTTCAGGTCTCACCAATGGCAAAGATTTCAACGTCCTGTCGTACAAGATCTGGCATGTCAGCGATATCGCGACCAAGCATCAATTGATGCGTGGCGGCCTCGGCTGGGGCGGGCTGCCGGCGTCGCTCATCATGGAAGACCTGCAGAAGGGACGGTTGGTGCGTCTGCCCCTCGATGCCTACGACCAGAGTGAATATCCGATCTATGCCGTCCACAAGCTTGCCAATCCACCCGGTCCTGCCGCCGCTTGGATGATCGAAGCCTTCAGCGAACGCCTTTCGCGGTGCCCGAACAAAGCGGATTTCAAGGCCGCGGTAGACATGTTTCATCCGGACGACAAGCAATTGGCGGCGGAGTGA
- a CDS encoding bifunctional 2',3'-cyclic-nucleotide 2'-phosphodiesterase/3'-nucleotidase encodes MSSILELPSMSRRSLLQGLSATAALIVLHPFAARAASNQAHLRLMETTDIHVNVFPYDYYADKPNDTMGLSRTATIIDNIRAEATNSLLIDNGDVLQGNPMGDYMAYQHGMKDGDVHPVIKAMNTLGYEVGTLGNHEFNYGLDFMFKVLGGANFPFVCANLTKGQLASDPKKDDLFFKPYLILEKKIKDGAGNENTIKIGFIGFVPPQIMLWDIKNLEGKAQTRDIVEAAKAWVPVMKEEGADIVIALSHSGIDGSGPSEKMENASLYVAAVPGIDAVFTGHQHLVFPGPKTWDGIKDADPVKGTLHGKPAVMAGFWGSHLGLIDLLLEKDGKSWKIVDFTSEARPIYHRDDKKKVIADVADKKEVVEAAKAEHEATLTYVRTPVGKTSAPLYSYFALVADDPSVQIVSQAQLWYIKNMLKETQYKDLPVLSAAAPFKCGGRNGADYYTDVPAGNIAIKNVADLYLYPNTVQAVVINGAQVKNWLEMSAAMFNQVQPGAKDADLINNSFPSYNFDVIDGVTYQIDLSQPRRFGDDGKVLNADANRIQNLQFDGKPIDPAQKFVVVSNNYRAGGGGNFPEIASDKVVYQAPDTNRDVIVRYVHDQGTINPTADGNWTFKPLPGTTVLFQSSPKAKDFLAQVKSVKIEEAGEGTDGFHNFRLVL; translated from the coding sequence ATGTCTTCCATTCTGGAATTGCCCAGCATGTCGCGCCGTTCTTTGCTGCAGGGCCTTAGCGCTACGGCTGCGCTCATCGTGCTGCATCCTTTCGCGGCCCGCGCGGCCAGCAATCAGGCACATCTGCGCCTCATGGAAACGACAGACATCCACGTCAACGTCTTCCCTTACGACTATTACGCCGACAAGCCGAACGACACGATGGGCTTGTCGCGCACGGCAACGATCATCGACAATATCCGCGCCGAGGCCACCAACTCACTGCTGATCGACAACGGCGACGTGCTGCAGGGCAATCCGATGGGCGACTACATGGCCTATCAGCACGGCATGAAAGACGGCGACGTCCATCCGGTCATCAAGGCAATGAATACGCTCGGCTATGAAGTCGGCACGCTCGGAAACCACGAGTTCAACTATGGCCTCGACTTCATGTTCAAGGTGCTGGGCGGAGCGAACTTCCCCTTCGTCTGCGCCAACCTGACCAAGGGCCAGCTCGCTTCCGATCCGAAGAAGGACGACCTGTTCTTCAAGCCCTATCTGATCCTCGAAAAGAAGATCAAGGACGGCGCCGGCAATGAGAATACGATCAAGATCGGCTTCATCGGCTTCGTGCCGCCGCAGATCATGCTCTGGGACATCAAGAACCTCGAAGGCAAGGCACAGACGCGCGATATCGTCGAGGCTGCCAAGGCCTGGGTACCCGTCATGAAGGAAGAAGGCGCCGATATCGTGATTGCGCTTTCCCATTCCGGCATCGACGGCAGCGGCCCATCCGAGAAGATGGAAAACGCCTCGCTTTATGTCGCTGCCGTTCCCGGCATCGACGCGGTCTTTACCGGTCACCAGCACCTCGTCTTCCCTGGTCCGAAGACCTGGGACGGCATCAAGGACGCCGATCCGGTCAAGGGCACGCTGCACGGCAAACCTGCCGTCATGGCCGGCTTCTGGGGCTCGCATCTCGGCCTCATCGACCTGCTCTTGGAAAAGGACGGCAAGAGCTGGAAGATCGTCGACTTCACCTCCGAGGCTCGGCCGATCTACCATCGCGACGATAAGAAGAAGGTCATCGCCGACGTTGCCGACAAGAAGGAAGTCGTGGAAGCCGCAAAGGCCGAGCATGAGGCGACGCTGACCTATGTCCGCACGCCCGTCGGCAAGACCTCAGCGCCGCTCTATTCCTACTTCGCGCTGGTGGCCGACGATCCGTCTGTGCAGATCGTCAGCCAGGCACAGCTCTGGTACATCAAGAATATGCTGAAGGAGACTCAGTATAAGGACCTGCCGGTGCTTTCGGCTGCAGCACCCTTCAAGTGCGGCGGCCGCAACGGCGCGGATTATTATACCGACGTTCCTGCCGGCAATATCGCCATCAAGAATGTCGCCGACCTCTACCTCTATCCGAACACTGTGCAGGCGGTCGTCATCAATGGCGCGCAAGTGAAAAACTGGCTGGAAATGTCGGCCGCTATGTTCAATCAGGTTCAGCCGGGCGCCAAGGATGCGGATCTGATCAACAACAGCTTCCCATCCTATAACTTCGACGTTATCGACGGCGTCACCTATCAAATCGACCTCTCGCAGCCGCGCCGCTTCGGCGATGACGGCAAGGTTCTGAATGCCGATGCCAATCGCATCCAGAATCTGCAGTTCGACGGCAAGCCGATCGATCCGGCACAGAAGTTCGTGGTCGTCAGCAACAACTACCGCGCCGGCGGCGGCGGCAACTTCCCGGAAATCGCTTCGGATAAGGTCGTCTACCAGGCTCCGGATACCAACCGCGACGTTATCGTCCGCTATGTCCACGATCAGGGCACGATCAATCCGACCGCCGATGGCAACTGGACCTTCAAGCCGCTGCCGGGCACGACGGTCCTGTTCCAAAGCTCACCCAAGGCCAAGGATTTCCTCGCCCAGGTGAAGAGCGTGAAGATCGAGGAGGCCGGCGAAGGTACCGACGGCTTCCATAATTTCCGGCTGGTTCTTTAG
- a CDS encoding PilZ domain-containing protein: MQPISKPLTQGNLKIKTRRSPRKRARLMGRVRYFAKAVTGRVVDISTAGIALDLQSPIHAAAGSKVRVECDDIGILDGIVRWTHSGRIGIEFDPSSNAAAQVASYFRFFHKDIQPVLKR; the protein is encoded by the coding sequence ATGCAGCCGATTTCAAAACCGCTCACCCAGGGCAATCTGAAAATAAAAACGAGGCGTTCGCCGCGCAAGCGTGCCCGTCTGATGGGCCGGGTTCGGTATTTCGCCAAAGCGGTTACCGGCCGCGTTGTCGATATTTCCACCGCTGGCATTGCGCTCGACCTGCAATCACCGATCCATGCCGCCGCCGGCAGCAAGGTCCGCGTCGAATGCGACGATATCGGCATTTTGGACGGCATCGTGCGCTGGACCCATAGCGGCCGGATCGGCATCGAGTTCGATCCCTCCTCCAATGCGGCGGCTCAGGTTGCCTCCTATTTCCGCTTTTTCCACAAAGACATACAGCCGGTTCTCAAACGTTGA
- a CDS encoding endonuclease/exonuclease/phosphatase family protein codes for MTLRIVSLNVWGGLLYEPLMRYLVGIDADVLCLQEVGRTPDTPSEWLVYRDHDVELPQRANLFDEISAALPAYDAFFCPTARGDLLDGDRLIASEFGLATFVRKSYPVIGQASGFVHGEFSADGWGPHPRSRNAHCIRIFDYQGGFPITIAQMHGLRDLEGKGDTPARCHQAEALVELIRRVHQGDQRLVVCGDFNVLPGSVTFDALSALGLSDLVTSRGHRDTRTSYYRKEPRFADYMLVTSAVEVIAFDAVAEPEVSDHRALLLDLR; via the coding sequence ATGACGTTGCGCATCGTTTCGTTGAATGTTTGGGGCGGCCTGCTGTATGAGCCGCTGATGCGATATCTCGTCGGGATCGATGCGGATGTCTTGTGCTTGCAGGAAGTCGGGCGCACCCCAGACACGCCATCCGAATGGCTGGTTTACCGCGATCATGATGTCGAGCTTCCGCAGCGGGCCAATCTCTTCGATGAGATCAGCGCAGCTCTTCCGGCATATGATGCCTTTTTCTGCCCGACGGCGCGGGGCGATCTCTTGGATGGCGACCGGCTGATCGCGTCCGAGTTCGGTCTGGCAACTTTTGTGCGCAAATCCTATCCGGTCATCGGCCAGGCCTCCGGTTTCGTGCATGGGGAATTTTCAGCCGACGGTTGGGGTCCGCATCCGCGATCGCGCAATGCCCATTGCATTCGCATCTTCGATTACCAAGGTGGTTTCCCCATCACCATCGCGCAGATGCATGGTCTGCGCGATCTTGAAGGCAAGGGCGACACGCCGGCGCGTTGCCATCAGGCAGAGGCGTTGGTGGAACTCATCCGGCGCGTTCACCAAGGCGATCAGAGGCTCGTCGTCTGCGGCGATTTCAATGTCCTGCCGGGGAGCGTAACCTTCGATGCTCTGAGCGCATTGGGGCTTTCCGACCTCGTCACCTCGCGCGGTCACCGCGACACGCGGACCTCCTATTACCGTAAGGAGCCGCGTTTCGCTGACTATATGCTGGTGACATCGGCGGTGGAGGTCATTGCATTCGACGCCGTCGCCGAGCCGGAAGTCTCCGATCATCGCGCCTTGCTGCTGGATCTGCGATAG
- a CDS encoding Lrp/AsnC family transcriptional regulator, producing MPDIDTIDRSILHVLQQNARITNAELAEKVGLSPSACSRRLDILEKNGVIGGYHARLSHKALDYKMIAIVHISLSGQFAKTLSEFETAVKRCPNVLVCYLMSGEYDYILRVAARDLEDYERIHRDWLSALPHVVKINSSFALREIIDRPNVGL from the coding sequence ATGCCTGACATAGACACAATCGATCGTTCGATTTTGCACGTGCTGCAACAGAACGCCAGGATCACCAATGCCGAGCTGGCCGAAAAGGTCGGCCTGTCGCCCTCGGCCTGCTCGCGCCGGCTCGACATTCTGGAGAAGAACGGCGTCATTGGCGGCTATCATGCCCGGCTGTCGCACAAGGCGCTGGATTACAAGATGATTGCCATCGTGCACATCTCGCTCTCCGGCCAGTTTGCCAAGACGCTGTCGGAATTCGAAACGGCAGTGAAGCGCTGCCCGAATGTGCTGGTCTGCTATCTCATGTCCGGCGAATACGATTATATCTTGCGTGTCGCTGCTCGCGATCTCGAAGATTACGAGCGCATCCACCGCGACTGGCTCTCCGCCTTGCCGCATGTGGTGAAGATCAATTCCAGCTTCGCGCTGCGCGAGATTATCGACCGGCCGAATGTCGGGCTCTGA